A window of the Enoplosus armatus isolate fEnoArm2 chromosome 5, fEnoArm2.hap1, whole genome shotgun sequence genome harbors these coding sequences:
- the ppm1na gene encoding protein phosphatase, Mg2+/Mn2+ dependent, 1Na (putative) yields the protein MRTARRASNVEVPSFLRQLVKETEKMVTFFFKGGPRETGPGEEDNLDEDDSMPSPYLERPILEKQVSEGGSQSGMNYAVASMQGWRAQMEDAHTCMPQLTGELTEWGYFAVFDGHAGTTVAQYCSRNLLDRILATGGITASEDPEQVKEGIREGFLDIDRHMHKLARQDNWDRSGSTAAGVMISPRHIYFINCGDSRTLLCHNGQVVFYTEDHKPFNPREKERIQNAGGSVTLQRVNGSLAVSRALGDFDFKEVDWRPQTEQLVSPEPEVYELERTPEDEFLILACDGVWDAIGNEELCAFVRSRLKVCDDLREICTQVIDLCLYKGSLDNISIIIVCFPGAPQVSQEALQQEAELEQHIDMKVEEIIQTMRSRDEDPDLLYVIKFLAAEEMPGLPPGGGITSKRDCIISAYQKHIMTLRSQEPMDTEGSEEDSN from the exons ATGAGGACGGCCAGGCGGGCCAGCAATGTGGAGGTGCCCTCCTTCCTCCGCCAGCTGGTCAAAGAGACCGAGAAGATGGTCACATTCTTCTTCAAAGGGGGGCCCAGGGAAACAGGGCCTGGGGAGGAGGACAATTTGGATGAGGACGACTCCATGCCGAGCCCATACCTGGAGCGTCCCATCTTGGAGAAGCAAGTGTCAGAGGGGGGTTCTCAGTCGGGGATGAACTACGCTGTGGCGAGCATGCAGGGCTGGAGGGCTCAGATGGAGGATGCCCACACCTGCATGCCCCAGCTGACAGGAGAGCTGACAGAGTGGGGatactttgctgtttttgatgGACATGCAGGCACCACAGTGGCACAGTACTGCTCCAGAAACCTGCTGGATCGCATCCTGGCAACAG GTGGGATTACAGCAAGCGAAGACCCCGAGCAGGTGAAGGAGGGGATCCGGGAAGGCTTCCTGGACATCGATCGTCACATGCACAAACTGGCCCGCCAGGACAACTGGGACCGCAGTGGCTCCACCGCAGCAGGTGTCATGATTTCACCACGCCACATTTACTTTATCAACTGCGGGGACTCCCGCACCCTGCTCTGCCATAATGGCCAGGTGGTCTTCTACACAGAGGACCACAAGCCGTTCAACCCCAGAGAAAAGGAGCGCATCCAGAACGCTGGAGGCTCGGTGACCCTGCAGAGAGTCAACGGCTCGCTGGCCGTTTCCAGAGCACTGGGGGACTTTGACTTCAAGGAGGTGGACTGGAGGCCGCAGACAGAGCAGCTAGTGTCACCGGAGCCAGAGGTGTATGAGCTTGAGAGGACGCCCGAAGACGAGTTCCTAATTCTAGCATGCGACGGCGTGTGGGACGCCATTGGTAATGAAGAACTGTGTGCCTTTGTGCGCAGTCGTCTGAAAGTGTGCGATGACCTGAGAGAGATTTGCACCCAAGTCATTGACCTCTGTCTCTACAAG ggCAGCTTGGAtaacatcagcatcatcattgtCTGCTTCCCCGGCGCCCCCCAGGTGTCCCAAGAAGCACTGCAGCAGGAGGCCGAGCTGGAGCAACACATTGATATGAAAGTGGAAG AAATTATCCAGACGATGAGGTCCAGAGATGAGGACCCTGACCTTTTGTATGTGATCAAATTCCTGGCTGCAGAGGAAATGCCAGGGCTTCCACCAGGAGGGGGCATCACCAGCAA GCGAGACTGTATCATCTCTGCGTATCAGAAGCACATCATGACTCTGAGATCTCAGGAGCCTATG GACACCGAAGGATCGGAGGAGGACTCAAACTAA